One genomic region from Bacillus rossius redtenbacheri isolate Brsri chromosome 6, Brsri_v3, whole genome shotgun sequence encodes:
- the LOC134533316 gene encoding uncharacterized protein LOC134533316 isoform X1, protein MSHSKYTKSAFKETWLQNEDFSEWLRPVVHNQYAARCSFCQNVFSLSNMGKRAVTSHMTSKKHIKFVNAKKRLLLMGVFLKPKDLPGTDSEMINVNSEKVVAGTSSQDSKPDIHSQETTSKNISHFLLNDSVVHAEIIWCLNMILSHNSMRNAASSVNLFPIMFPDSQIACKMQLQRTKLAYSIVHGLAPHFHKELIRKLKECKYCVVGFDESLNKVAQKGQMDITVRFWSENNLRTHYFGSAFLEHSSASDLVKAFVEALSEVDMKKILQISMDGPHVNFKFLRDLKEEIVTSENDPSFLDIGSCGLHTLHCAFKAAIKATDWKIVEFLRALYNLFKNVPARRADYVQFSGSSNFSKKFCAIRWLENSGVAERAVLMVPHLKVFVEKATAMKRVPSCQSFCVVSKTIGDKFLIPELVFFQAIALEMEPFLQKFQSDAPLAPLLYESLSNLLEKFMLRFVVKHVLEKSKSIKDVPLNDKESLVNPKYVDVGYATRSALQKVKGSTEKELLLFKDDCMKCFQVLCQKIMIRSPLKYSLAKGISCLDPSVAVIPKVCDARLSTTLKLLVESKWLSGTVADNVDRQFKSVCKSSEFCEKMKTFSSESTSLAELWLSHIPENGDYQALVNFLKMVFCLSHGNSSVERGFSINKECLVENLHESSIVSQRQVYDAVSALGGIQNMTLTKDLVKSYRCARLRYSDALKDAKEKKEALHHAEVEKRRSVSLVRELEEKRRKLMEDAMKQSALIEEEIKAISK, encoded by the coding sequence ATGTCACACTCAAAATATACTAAATCTGCATTTAAAGAAACATGGCTGCAGAATGAAGATTTTTCAGAATGGTTGAGGCCAGTTGTGCACAATCAGTATGCAGCAAGGTGTAGTTTTTGCCAGAATGTGTTCAGCTTGAGTAACATGGGCAAGAGAGCAGTTACTAGCCACATGACTagtaaaaaacacattaaatttgtTAATGCTAAGAAGAGATTGCTGCTGATGGGAGTGTTTCTTAAACCAAAAGACTTACCTGGGACAGATTCTGAAATGATTAATGTTAATTCAGAAAAAGTAGTTGCTGGCACTTCTTCACAAGATTCAAAACCTGATATTCATTCTCAAGAAACTACATCCAAAAACATAAGccattttttattgaatgattcTGTTGTACATGCAGAAATTATTTGGTGTCTCAATATGATATTATCTCACAACTCAATGCGAAATGCTGCTAGCAGTGTTAATCTTTTCCCTATAATGTTTCCAGACTCTCAAATTGCTTGCAAAATGCAGCTACAAAGAACAAAATTGGCATACTCAATAGTGCATGGTCTTGCCCCACATTTTCATAAAGAGTTGATTCGGAAGTTGAAGGAATGTAAATACTGTGTTGTCGGTTTTGATGAGAGTCTTAATAAAGTTGCTCAAAAAGGTCAAATGGACATAACGGTTAGGTTTTGGAGTGAAAACAATTTGCGCACCCATTATTTTGGATCTGCTTTTTTAGAACATTCTTCAGCAAGTGATCTTGTCAAGGCTTTTGTGGAAGCACTTTCAGAAGTCgacatgaaaaaaatactacaGATATCCATGGATGGACCTCATGTAAATTTTAAGTTCCTCCGGGATTTGAAAGAAGAAATAGTTACAAGTGAAAATGATCCATCATTCCTTGACATAGGTAGTTGTGGCTTACACACATTGCATTGTGCCTTCAAAGCTGCCATAAAAGCCACAGACTGGAAAATTGTTGAGTTCCTTCGTGctctgtataatttatttaagaatgttCCAGCAAGAAGAGCAGATTATGTTCAATTTTCAGGGtcttcaaatttttcaaaaaagttTTGTGCCATACGATGGCTGGAAAATTCTGGTGTTGCAGAACGTGCTGTTTTAATGGTTCCTCATTTGAAAGTGTTTGTGGAGAAGGCTACAGCAATGAAACGTGTTCCATCTTGCCAGAGTTTTTGTGTTGTTTCAAAAACTATTGGGGACAAATTTCTGATTCCAGAGTTAGTTTTCTTTCAAGCTATAGCTTTGGAAATGGAGCCATTTTTGCAGAAATTCCAGTCTGATGCTCCACTTGCTCCCCTCCTTTACGAGTCTTTAAGTAACTTGTTGGAAAAGTTCATGTTGAGGTTTGTGGTAAAGCATGTTTTAGAGAAATCTAAATCCATCAAAGATGTTCCACTCAATGATAAAGAAAGTTTAGTTAATCCAAAGTATGTAGATGTTGGGTATGCTACAAGAAGTGCTTTGCAGAAGGTAAAAGGTTCAACAGAGAAAGAATTACTGCTTTTTAAGGATGACTGCATGAAATGTTTTCAGGTTCTTTGTCAGAAGATAATGATTAGGTCACCCTTGAAATATTCTTTGGCAAAGGGAATTTCATGTCTGGATCCGTCTGTTGCTGTTATTCCTAAAGTCTGTGATGCTCGTCTTTCCACAACATTAAAACTGCTTGTTGAAAGTAAATGGTTGTCAGGAACAGTTGCTGATAATGTTGACAGGCAATTCAAGAGTGTGTGTAAATCATCAGAATTTTGTGAgaaaatgaaaactttttcatcTGAAAGCACTTCTCTTGCTGAGTTGTGGCTAAGCCATATTCCAGAGAATGGAGACTATCAGGCATTAGTCAACTTTTTGAAGATGGTTTTCTGTTTGTCTCATGGGAACTCTAGTGTTGAGAGAGGATTCTCTATTAACAAAGAATGCTTAGTGGAAAACCTACATGAATCTTCAATAGTGTCACAGAGACAAGTTTATGATGCAGTTTCAGCGCTAGGAGGCATTCAAAATATGACCTTAACAAAAGATCTGGTAAAGTCATATCGCTGTGCTCGTTTGCGATACTCAGACGCCCTCAaagatgcaaaagaaaaaaaagaagctcTACATCATGCAGAAGTAGAGAAGAGAAGGTCAGTTTCCCTTGTTAGAGAGTTAGAAGAGAAGCGGAGAAAATTGATGGAAGATGCCATGAAACAGTCTGCTCTTATTGAAGAGGAGATAAAAGCAATTTCAAAATAA
- the LOC134533317 gene encoding uncharacterized protein LOC134533317, which yields MAKRELKNRKYENFLRKILENKDVLFGAFSGTLTKDVKKLCWTEIRDYAVAIGLVTNDKDYAYIRDSTWPNLRNRTVAKLDRSIKSGAGGDVHSKLDVTDQLIVEIIGRSSPVLRGLGVPDSFEVNQEIEGHNPVENDIPCANVQICDHDNANHGHHSNELNVNVYQNPSPAASSGKTTNEEICSRPLKKRRVIVRTLENKKCLEELKIRKTKLEVRKLQLEIWETENRLCSAL from the exons ATGGCTAAAAGAGAACTTAAaaacaggaaatatgaaaattttctgAGGAAAATTTTGGAGAATAAAGATGTTCTGTTTGGTGCATTTTCTGGCACTTTAACAAAAGATGTGAAGAAGTTGTGTTGGACAGAAATACGTGATTATGCAGTAGCAATCGGTTTAGTCACAAACGACAAAGACTATGCATACATCAGAGACAGCACTTGGCCAAATCTCAGAAATAGAACAGTG gcAAAACTCGATAGGTCCATTAAAAGTGGGGCTGGTGGTGATGTCCACAGCAAGCTGGATGTCACGGACCAGTTGATTGTGGAAATAATTGGCAGATCGTCCCCTGTTTTGAGAGGATTAGGAGTTCCTGATTCCTTTGAAGTAAATCAGGAAATAGAAGGACACAATCCTGTTGAAAATGATATACCATGTGCAAATGTCCAGATATGTGATCACGATAATGCCAACCACGGGCATCATTCTAACGAATTGAATGTGAATGTGTATCAAAATCCTTCACCAGCTGCTTCTTCGGGAAAGACTACGAACGAAGAAATCT gTTCAAGACCATTGAAAAAGAGAAGGGTAATCGTGAGAaccttggaaaataaaaaatgtttagaaGAACTTAAAATAAGAAAAACGAAGCTAGAAGTAAGGAAACTGCAACTGGAGATTTGGGAAACAGAGAACCGGCTGTGTTCAGCATTGTGA